From Haemorhous mexicanus isolate bHaeMex1 chromosome 2, bHaeMex1.pri, whole genome shotgun sequence, the proteins below share one genomic window:
- the ARHGAP31 gene encoding rho GTPase-activating protein 31 has product MKNKGAKQKLKRKGAASAFGCDLTEYLESSGQDVPYVLKSCAEFIETHGIVDGIYRLSGVTSNIQKLRQEFVSDQCPDLTREVYLQDIHCVGSLCKLYFRELPNPLLTYELYKKFTEAVSRFPEDEQLARIQNVIQELPPSHYRTLEYLIKHLTHLASFSNMTNMHTRNLALVWAPNLLRSKEIEAVGCNGDAAFLEVRVQQLVIEFILNHVDQLFNNNRKASSAENIESASVVKSLTLPSASLPMKLVSLEEAQARSLSASHPARKERRENSLPEIVPVIGSLFHTVVDLPDSKRKLSTKSKKWKSIFNLGRSGSESKSKLSRNGSVFVRAQKLSEKATIRPAKSMDSLCSLPVEGEDDKSRFKRSVTTGGFFVPTKIRTGGTGSSYDLSKENEWEREGSAMGAKGSSELGGERGLPRTPQVKSPPEQLKVFRVAEDAENEQTSAKGVLMFYTSETATKSGFPSSLFPLEASPHHQRKALNISEPFAVSVPLRVSAVISTNSTPCRLPTKEKHSLSSLEELSSLVESTSPSALELGTHTRTEQAAERKEKQPGPTLPLAASRGSHPEELVAAGKPESLETPQPAAENQETCGQSSCTSRTSGAQQSSEQSPTLEQTPALEFHKGPLPADKAEQGQLKMKDVSSEGSCDQQEVEMAKTEEGSRLRDVIEEDPTNALLEPLWPEIQQELKIIEPEEELLLLPAAVPKTSPISKSSSSEQTDSLCSGPGQSPTLAEQKCESRAPQINQVPLFGASGMEQQDSLPSCQSDAVAQQSGASALPKLGTLPTGSATPKNHQAMEESRSECLAPTPDWKLHGQSELSEIATTDRLSCSKGACPESGKENEGTYQLPREKDSLTRVQTEREKHEIMTADERDTFSSKALSGAGIQEMKEGNAVSRTQDAADQDEEDAWTDNVQSLELVEPWEDHQWVTSPLHSPTFKDIQEKMTQEFHPQRQRAETSLSLRPRFSRSLSLDSKDTVLSLWTTPFSFIDATDQQQPCTDILHSVTCELSKTQPMSPSTLGKAMQDENGPSPPEEPSKPEYPPIREKAPGEKAGLSRVPLSETEGKKVHVSKENPWSPKLESSLPYQNSPGSSSQTKNTKEELSISQDTALGGETVTKALCSPAESQLSNKGEETPRKVKTRPSSLNLDSLLPAPDFFTFESLSMPSAPGSLLYGQKEVKSSDSVPSLPTHCPAATRAVPWGSRFNAPVDLDLDYLAVAHATTGRRNSAPVSVSAVRTSFMIKMCQARAVPVIPPKIQYTQIPQPLQAQNAAPAAEKKESEGKQAIRPAPRVAWSHLETPKSPLTEKKAKAEKENSDPAQKDSACPWHGSLGSPLEPSQSSHHPALDAPVLRRKRTSGGEAAGDNPQSSKIERPSGFSKPSYRSRPGRPQSLILFSPPFPIMDHPTSSADSRVLLSPIRSPTQSTSLSPICGDLSDPARTAPEGVTLRNKMTIPKNGQRLETSTSCFYQPQRRSVILDGRSGRQIE; this is encoded by the exons TCCCTTACGTGCTGAAGAGCTGTGCGGAGTTCATTGAGACTCATGGCATCGTGGATGGGATCTACCGGCTCTCAGGAGTGACATCCAACATACAGAAACTGAG ACAAGAGTTTGTTTCTGACCAATGCCCAGATTTGACAAGGGAAGTTTACCTCCAGGACATCCACTGTGTGGGGTCActctgcaagctgtacttcagGGAACTGCCCAACCCTCTCCTCACTTATGAGCTCTACAAGAAATTCACG gaagcAGTGTCACGCTTCCCTGAGGACGAGCAGCTGGCACGAATTCAAAATGTCATCCAGGAGCTCCCACCATCACATTACAG AACATTGGAATACCTGATCAAGCACCTGACTCACCTGGCCTCCTTCAGCAACATGACCAACATGCACACCAGAAACCTGGCCTTGGTGTGGGCTCCAAATCTCCTCAG GTCAAAGGAGATTGAGGCAGTTGGCTGCAATGGGGATGCAGCTTTCCTGGAGGTGCGAGTGCAGCAGCTGGTGATCGAGTTCATCCTGAACCATGTGGATCAGCTCTTCAACAACAACAGGaaagccagctctgcagagaacaTTG agagTGCATCAGTTGTGAAAAGTCTGAccctcccctcagcctccctgcCAATGAAACTGGTGAGCCTGGAAGAAGCCCAGGCACGGAGTCTGTCTGCATCCCATCCTGCTcggaaggagaggagagagaacagCTTGCCTGAAATTGTGCCTGTAATTGGGTCCCTCTTCCACACAGTTGTTGACCTTCCTGACAGCAA gagGAAATTATCCACCAAGTCCAAGAAATGGAAGTCAATATTTAATCTGGGCCGTTCTGGCTCAGAATCGAAGTCTAAACTGAGTCGAAATGGGAGTGTCTTTGTAAGGGCACAGAAGCTCTCTG aaaaagcaACTATCCGGCCTGCAAAGAGCATGGACTCGTTGTGCTCCCTGCCAGTGGAAG GGGAGGATGACAAAAGCAGGTTCAAACGGTCAGTGACTACTGGAGGATTCTTTGTTCCCACCAAGATACGGACaggaggcacaggcagctcaTACGACCTCAGCAAGGAGAATGAGTGGGAGCGGGAAGGATCTGCCATGGGGGCCAAAGGAAGTTCAGAGCTGGGTGGGGAGAGAGGTCTTCCCCGGACACCGCAGGTGAAGTCACCCCCCGAGCAGCTGAAGGTTTTCCGGGTGGCAGAGGATGCTGAAAACGAGCAGACTTCAGCCAAAGGAGTGCTCATGTTCTACACCTCTGAAACAGCCACCAAGTCaggcttccccagcagcctcttTCCCTTGGAGGCCTCTCCTCATCACCAGAGGAAAGCCCTGAACATCTCGGAGCCATTTGCTGTCTCTGTCCCGCTGAGGGTATCGGCAGTCATCAGCACCAACAGCACACCCTGCCGCCTGCCCACCAAGGAGAAGCATTCCCTTTCCAGTCTAGAGGAGCTGTCTTCTCTGGTGGAGAGCAcgagcccctctgctctggagctggggacCCACACAAggacagagcaggcagcagagcgCAAGGAGAAACAGCCGGGGCCAACTCTGCCATTGGCAGCATCCAGAG GCTCTCATCctgaggagctggtggcagctgggaAACCTGAGTCCCTAGAAacaccacagccagcagcagaaaatcagGAGACATGTGGGCAAAGCAGCTGCACAAGCAGAACCAGCGGCGCCCAGCAGTCCTCAGAGCAGAGTCCCACCTTGGAACAAACACCAGCTTTGGAGTTCCATAAGGGACCACTCCCAGCAGACAAAGCAGAGCAAGGACAGCTCAAGATGAAGGATGTCTCCTCAGAAGGCAGCTGTGACCAGCAGGAGGTTGAGATGGCTAAGACAGAAGAAGGATCACGTCTAAGAGATGTG attgAGGAGGACCCGACGAATGCCCTTCTAGAACCGCTGTGGCCAGAGATACAGCAGGAACTGAAAATCATTGAACCTGAAgaggagctcctgctcttgcCAGCAGCTGTTCCCAAGACAAGCCCAATTTCCAAATCCTCCTCTTCAGAACAAACAGATAGTCTTTGCTCTGGCCCAGGGCAGAGTCCAACACTCGCTGagcagaaatgtgaaagcaGAGCACCACAGATAAATCAGGTGCCTCTGTTTGGTGCCAGTGGCATGGAGCAACAAGACagcctccccagctgccagtCTGATGCAGTTGCACAGCAGAGTGGTGCCTCAGCCCTACCTAAACTGGGCACTCTTCCAACAGGCTCAGCTACTCCAAAGAACCACCAGGcaatggaggagagcaggagtgaATGTCTCGCTCCTACCCCGGACTGGAAGCTTCATGGTCAATCAGAACTTAGTGAGATTGCCACTACTGACAGATTATCTTGTTCCAAAGGAGCATGTCCAGAATCAGGGAAAGAAAACGAAGGCACTTACCAGCTCCCGAGGGAAAAGGATAGTCTCACCAGAGTCCAGACTGAGAGGGAGAAACACGAGATAATGACTGCTGACGAAAGGGACACATTCTCCTCCAAGGCACTGAGTGGAGCTGGAATCCAGGAGATGAAGGAAGGCAATGCTGTTAGCAGAACCCAGGATGCTGCTGACCAGGATGAGGAGGATGCCTGGACAGATAATGTGCAGAGCTTGGAACTTGTGGAGCCTTGGGAGGATCACCAGTGGGTTACAAGCCCTCTCCATTCCCCCACCTTTAAGGACATTCAGGAGAAGATGACCCAGGAGTTTCACCCAcagaggcagagagcagagacaAGCCTTTCTCTGAGGCCGCGCTTCAGCCGCAGCCTCTCCCTGGACAGCAAAGACACAGTGCTGAGTCTGTGGACCACCCCCTTCTCTTTCATAGATGCCACtgaccagcagcagccctgcactgaCATTCTGCATTCAGTGACTTGTGAGCTGTCCAAAACACAACCCATGTCCCCCTCTACTTTGGGCAAAGCAATGCAAGATGAGAACGGCCCAAGTCCTCCAGAAGAGCCTTCAAAACCTGAGTATCCCCCTATCAGGGAGAAAGCACCAGGTGAGAAAGCAGGACTCTCCAGAGTCCCTCTTTCGGagacagagggaaagaaagtgCATGTGAGCAAAGAAAACCCTTGGAGCCCGAAGCTTGAGTCGTCTTTGCCATACCAAAATAGCCCAGGCAGTTCTTCACAGACTAAGAACACAAAGGAGGAGTTATCCATCTCTCaggacactgccctgggaggaGAGACTGTCACCAAAGCATTGTGTTCTCCCGCTGAGTCACAGCTGAGTAATAAAGGTGAAGAAACACCTCGCAAAGTAAAGACCAGGCCTTCATCCCTCAACTTGGATTcactcctcccagccccagatTTCTTCACATTTGAGAGCCTGTCCATGCCATCTGCCCCTGGGAGCCTCCTGTATGGGCAGAAGGAAGTAAAAAGCAGTGAttctgtcccatccctgccgacacactgccctgctgccactAGGGCTGTTCCCTGGGGGTCTCGTTTCAATGCCCCCGTGGATCTAGACTTGGATTACCTGGCAGTGGCCCACGCCACCACCGGCCGTCGTAACTCTGCCCCCGTCAGCGTGTCAGCAGTCAGGACCTCCTTCATGATTAAGATGTGCCAGGCTAGAGCAGTGCCTGTGATACCACCCAAGATTCAGTACACCCagatcccccagcccctgcaggctCAGAACGCTGCTCCAGCCGCTGAGAAGAAGGAATCAGAAGGCAAGCAGGCCATCAGGCCAGCTCCACGGGTGGCATGGAGccacctggagacccccaagAGCCCGCTGACAGAGAAGAAAGccaaagcagagaaagaaaacagtgacCCTGCTCAAAAGGACTCAGCCTGCCCTTGGCATGGCAGCCTGGGCTCTCCACTGGAGCCGTCTCAGTCCAGTCACCACCCTGCTCTGGATGCCCCTGTTCTGCGCCGGAAGCGCACCTCTGGCGGGGAGGCAGCTGGAGATAACCCACAGTCTTCAAAGATAGAGAGGCCATCAGGGTTCTCCAAACCCTCCTACAGATCCAGGCCTGGGAGGCCCCAGAGTCTGATTCTCTTCAGTCCCCCTTTCCCCATCATGGACCACCCCACGTCCTCAGCAGACTCCAGGGTATTGCTGTCACCCATCAGGAGCCCCACGCAGAGCACCTCTCTGAGCCCCATCTGCGGCGATCTGTCCGACCCCGCGCGGACAGCGCCTGAGGGGGTGACGCTGCGGAACAAAATGACCATCCCCAAGAATGGCCAGAGACTGGAGACCTCCACCAGCTGCTTCTACCAGCCCCAGAGGCGCTCTGTGATTCTGGATGGACGAAGTGGGAGGCAGATTGAgtag